The sequence GCTTTTCGATATTTGCCCCGGACAACCCGGAACTGCCTTTGCAAAAACGCGAAAGCGAAGCTTGATCCACCCCGCTCTTTTTGGCGAGTTTGGTTACTGACCATCCGGGGGCATTCCCGACCAATTTATGGATGTCAGTTCTAAAGTTTTGCTGGGTGAAGTTTGTTTTCATGACCAAACATATATGCGATTTCGCATTATGACTCAAGATGTTTATGCGATTTCGCAGATTGACTTGATAAGAAAGTGGAGTATGTGAAATATCATGGGATATGAAGAAATCGTAAGAGAGCAAATTGAACTGGCAGTTGAAGCGGCGGGCAACCCCACGGTGCTTGCTAAAGCTTGTGGTATTGAACAATCCTCACTAGCGCGCTACCTAAAACGCGAACA is a genomic window of Marinifilum sp. JC120 containing:
- a CDS encoding XRE family transcriptional regulator, which translates into the protein MKTNFTQQNFRTDIHKLVGNAPGWSVTKLAKKSGVDQASLSRFCKGSSGLSGANIEKLWPFVYGDQQPNNQKNEGV